The Elusimicrobiota bacterium genome contains a region encoding:
- a CDS encoding flavin reductase family protein, which yields MLKSIKPEIAYRIINHGPVVLITTIDKTDKPNVMTLAWLTVVNSEPPLVAIAMGEQAYSQKSIKETNEFVINIPDKKLIKQVLYCGSVSGKNTDKFKKAELTSIPAKKVKPPKIKECFAHIECKVVNQYKYSDVVLFVSKIVFADVENKFFDDILKTDKIKTIHHLGGGWFAETGKRFKY from the coding sequence ATGCTGAAAAGTATCAAACCAGAAATCGCTTACCGTATAATAAACCACGGGCCAGTTGTCTTAATCACAACTATTGACAAAACTGACAAACCAAATGTAATGACACTGGCATGGCTGACCGTTGTCAACTCCGAGCCACCGCTTGTTGCAATTGCGATGGGTGAACAGGCATATTCGCAAAAATCAATCAAAGAAACAAATGAGTTTGTAATCAACATACCGGATAAAAAACTGATAAAACAAGTTTTATACTGTGGCTCGGTGTCTGGGAAAAATACCGATAAGTTCAAAAAAGCAGAACTTACCTCTATACCAGCCAAAAAAGTGAAACCGCCAAAAATCAAAGAATGTTTCGCCCATATTGAATGTAAAGTAGTCAATCAATATAAATATAGTGATGTTGTGCTTTTCGTTTCGAAAATTGTCTTTGCTGATGTTGAAAACAAATTTTTTGATGATATATTAAAGACAGATAAAATAAAAACGATCCATCATCTTGGCGGTGGCTGGTTTGCAG
- a CDS encoding TonB-dependent receptor — protein MKKLLGILFVFVGMGTLVAQETTVFIGLRKEVPVEKTATNITVISEEEIKTSDAKTVGEILENKTGITEVSKYGTLGATSDLRIRSGGGTSKQVLVMVDGRPVNNISLGSANLTEISTENIEKIEVLRGPSSALYGANALGGVINIITKKATTPKPKTEIGLNYGTFNTQNYNFNFSVMPGKADIFLSGSKNLCKGFRENSDYDSTNLSAKIGYDFEKYGEFCLNNGVLNSELGVPGSNATPIEKFDNDKERKASSPNATQKDKKFYNQLEHKIKSKETTIITKFYQDYHERNYKNPEWSTDTVNKPQSFGFDTQAETVYNIVFGFEKRFEKYKKLDNKVETIDKKRENFATFIQKIFEFNKLSLTPGIRYDYNSVYKETTNPRLVAVYQLADSIKLSATVGKAFRAPTFDDLYWPDEGWAKGNPNLKPEKSVGCDFGVEHRLRDILVSKITMFYSDVKDFIQWDPDKNFVWTPLNADVFSKGIELTLENSSIKNLTQNLNYTFLESKGKLSEDVSNIPDDWYYKTLQYTPKHRLNYCLNYSAPAEIKTKLGVEYTHKQEWKDWKYKGGTEHKLPGYTLVNLRLSKKILQAEVYFSCENIFDKRYVSRENYPLPGRTFSGGINLYLWD, from the coding sequence ATGAAAAAGTTGTTAGGTATATTATTCGTTTTTGTCGGAATGGGAACTTTGGTGGCACAAGAGACGACGGTATTTATCGGGTTAAGAAAAGAAGTGCCTGTAGAAAAAACAGCAACGAATATTACTGTAATATCGGAAGAAGAAATTAAAACTTCAGATGCCAAGACTGTTGGTGAGATTCTGGAAAACAAAACCGGTATTACTGAAGTTTCAAAATATGGCACACTTGGAGCGACTTCAGATCTGCGGATAAGAAGCGGTGGCGGTACATCAAAACAGGTGCTTGTTATGGTAGATGGCAGGCCTGTAAATAATATATCACTTGGTTCTGCAAACCTTACTGAAATATCAACAGAAAATATTGAAAAAATTGAAGTTTTGCGAGGTCCGTCATCTGCGCTTTATGGAGCGAATGCATTGGGCGGGGTCATAAATATCATAACCAAAAAAGCAACCACACCAAAACCGAAGACAGAAATTGGATTGAATTACGGAACTTTTAATACACAAAATTATAATTTCAATTTTTCAGTGATGCCAGGTAAAGCGGATATTTTTCTATCAGGGAGTAAAAATCTTTGCAAGGGTTTCCGAGAAAATTCTGATTATGATTCAACAAATCTTTCTGCAAAAATTGGTTATGATTTTGAGAAATACGGTGAATTCTGTTTAAATAATGGGGTTTTGAATTCAGAACTTGGGGTACCGGGCTCTAATGCAACACCGATAGAAAAGTTTGATAATGATAAAGAAAGAAAAGCATCATCACCTAATGCAACCCAAAAAGATAAAAAGTTTTACAACCAGCTTGAACATAAAATTAAATCAAAAGAAACAACCATAATAACAAAGTTCTATCAGGACTATCACGAAAGAAATTACAAGAATCCGGAGTGGTCAACAGATACTGTAAACAAACCACAGAGTTTTGGGTTTGACACACAAGCCGAAACTGTGTACAATATTGTTTTTGGATTTGAAAAAAGATTTGAAAAATATAAAAAACTGGATAATAAAGTTGAAACGATTGATAAGAAACGTGAAAATTTTGCTACTTTTATCCAAAAAATTTTTGAATTTAACAAACTTTCTTTAACACCAGGAATAAGATATGATTACAACTCGGTTTATAAAGAGACGACTAATCCACGACTCGTAGCTGTGTATCAACTTGCTGATTCTATCAAACTTTCTGCAACTGTTGGAAAAGCATTCCGGGCACCTACATTTGATGATTTATACTGGCCTGATGAGGGCTGGGCAAAAGGAAATCCAAACCTTAAACCGGAGAAATCAGTCGGGTGTGATTTTGGAGTGGAACATAGATTAAGAGATATTTTGGTGTCAAAAATAACAATGTTTTACAGCGATGTAAAAGATTTTATCCAATGGGACCCTGATAAAAATTTTGTATGGACACCATTAAATGCTGATGTTTTTTCAAAAGGCATTGAATTAACGTTAGAAAACAGTTCTATAAAAAATCTAACACAGAACTTAAATTACACTTTTTTGGAAAGCAAAGGGAAACTTTCAGAAGATGTTAGCAATATCCCAGACGACTGGTATTACAAAACATTGCAATACACACCAAAACATCGGTTAAATTATTGTCTGAATTATTCAGCACCTGCAGAAATTAAAACAAAACTCGGGGTTGAATATACTCACAAACAAGAATGGAAAGACTGGAAATACAAAGGAGGGACAGAACACAAACTTCCAGGTTATACGCTTGTAAATTTAAGGCTAAGCAAAAAAATTCTTCAAGCTGAAGTTTATTTCTCTTGTGAAAACATTTTTGATAAAAGATATGTCTCAAGAGAAAATTATCCACTTCCTGGAAGAACATTTTCAGGTGGTATAAATCTGTATCTCTGGGATTGA